A genome region from Manis pentadactyla isolate mManPen7 chromosome 5, mManPen7.hap1, whole genome shotgun sequence includes the following:
- the RBM47 gene encoding RNA-binding protein 47 isoform X1: protein MTAEDSTAAMSSDSATASSAKVPEGVAGAPNEAALLALMERTGYSMVQENGQRKYGGPPPGWEGPHPQRGCEVFVGKIPRDVYEDELVPVFEAVGRIYELRLMMDFDGKNRGYAFVMYCHKNEAKRAVRELNNYEIRPGRLLGVCCSVDNCRLFIGGIPKMKKREEILEEIAKVTEGVLDVIVYASAADKMKNRGFAFVEYESHRAAAMARRKLMPGRIQLWGHQIAVDWAEPEIDVDEDVMETVKILYVRNLMIETTEDTIKKSFGQFNPGCVERVKKIRDYAFVHFASREDAVHAMNNLNGTELEGSCLEVTLAKPVDKEQYSRYQKAAKGSGAAETAVVQQPSYVYSCDPYMLAYYGYPYNALIGPNRDYFVKAGSVRGRGRGAAGNRAPGPRGSYLGGYSAGRGIYSRYHEGKGKQQEKGYELVPNLEISAVNPVAIKPSTVAIPAIGAQYSVFQAAPPPKMIEDGKIHTMEHMISPIAVQPDPASAAAAAAAAAAVIPTVSTPPPFQGRPITPVYTVAPNVQRIPTAGIYGASYVPFAAPATATIATLQKNAAAAAAVYGGYAGYIPQAFPAATIQVPIHDVYQTY, encoded by the exons ATGACCGCAGAGGATTCCACCGCAGCCATGAGCAGCGACTCGGCCACCGCATCCTCTGCCAAGGTGCCCGAGGGTGTGGCCGGAGCGCCCAACGAGGCGGCCTTGCTGGCGCTGATGGAGCGCACGGGCTACAGCATGGTGCAGGAGAACGGGCAGCGCAAGTACGGTGGTCCGCCGCCGGGCTGGGAGGGCCCTCACCCGCAGCGCGGCTGCGAGGTCTTCGTAGGCAAGATCCCACGCGACGTGTATGAGGACGAGCTGGTGCCCGTGTTCGAGGCGGTGGGCCGCATCTACGAGCTGCGCCTCATGATGGACTTCGATGGCAAGAACCGCGGCTACGCCTTCGTCATGTACTGCCACAAGAACGAGGCCAAGCGCGCGGTGCGCGAGCTCAACAACTACGAGATCCGCCCCGGCCGCCTGCTCGGCGTCTGCTGCAGCGTCGACAATTGCCGCCTCTTCATCGGCGGTATCCCCAAGATGAAGAAGCGTGAGGAGATCCTGGAGGAGATCGCCAAGGTTACCGAGGGTGTGCTCGATGTGATCGTCTACGCCAGCGCCGCCGACAAGATGAAGAACCGTGGCTTCGCCTTCGTGGAGTACGAGAGCCACCGCGCCGCCGCCATGGCGCGCCGTAAGCTCATGCCTGGCCGCATCCAGCTGTGGGGCCACCAGATCGCCGTGGACTGGGCTGAGCCCGAGATCGACGTGGATGAGGATGTGATGGAGACCGTGAAGATCCTCTACGTGAGGAACCTCATGATCGAGACCACGGAGGATACCATCAAGAAGAGCTTCGGCCAGTTCAACCCAGGCTGTGTGGAGCGTGTCAAGAAGATCCGCGACTACGCCTTTGTGCACTTCGCCAGCCGCGAGGACGCAGTTCATGCCATGAACAATCTCAACGGCACCGAGCTGGAGGGCTCGTGCCTCGAGGTGACGTTGGCCAAGCCGGTGGACAAGGAGCAGTACTCCCGCTACCAGAAGGCAGCCAAGGGGAGCGGCGCGGCGGAGACGGCGGTGGTGCAGCAGCCCAGCTATGTGTACTCTTGCGATCCCTACATGCTGGCCTACTACGGCTACCCCTACAATGCGCTCATCGGGCCCAACAGGGACTACTTTGTAAAAG CAGGCAGCGTAAGAGGCCGGGGTCGAGGTGCAGCTGGCAACAGAGCCCCAGGGCCCAGGGGTTCCTACCTCGGGGGATATTCTGCTGGCCGTGGTATATATAGCCGATACCATGAAGGGAAAGGAAAGCAGCAAGAAAAAGGATATGAACTTGTTCCTAATTTGGAAATCTCTGCCGTCAATCCAGTTGCCATTAAACCCAGCACAG TGGCCATCCCTGCCATCGGGGCCCAGTATTCTGTGTTTCAGGCAGCTCCCCCTCCTAAAATGATTGAAGATGGCAAAATCCATACAATGGAGCACATGATCAGCCCCATCGCGGTGCAGCCTGACCCAGCCAGCGCTGCTGCAGCTGCAGCAGCAGCCGCCGCTGTCATTCCCACTGTGTCCACGCCACCGCCTTTCCAG GGCCGCCCAATAACTCCAGTATACACGGTGGCTCCAAACGTTCAGAGAATTCCCACTGCTGGGATCTATGGGGCCAGCTATGTCCCATTTGCTGCTCCTGCCACAGCCACGATCGCCACACTACAGAAGAACGCAGCAGCCGCCGCTGCCGTTTATGGAGGATATGCGGGCTACATACCTCAGGCATTCCCTGCTGCTACCATTCAGGTTCCCATACATGATGTCTACCAGACATACTGA
- the RBM47 gene encoding RNA-binding protein 47 isoform X3, giving the protein MTAEDSTAAMSSDSATASSAKVPEGVAGAPNEAALLALMERTGYSMVQENGQRKYGGPPPGWEGPHPQRGCEVFVGKIPRDVYEDELVPVFEAVGRIYELRLMMDFDGKNRGYAFVMYCHKNEAKRAVRELNNYEIRPGRLLGVCCSVDNCRLFIGGIPKMKKREEILEEIAKVTEGVLDVIVYASAADKMKNRGFAFVEYESHRAAAMARRKLMPGRIQLWGHQIAVDWAEPEIDVDEDVMETVKILYVRNLMIETTEDTIKKSFGQFNPGCVERVKKIRDYAFVHFASREDAVHAMNNLNGTELEGSCLEVTLAKPVDKEQYSRYQKAAKGSGAAETAVVQQPSYVYSCDPYMLAYYGYPYNALIGPNRDYFVKVAIPAIGAQYSVFQAAPPPKMIEDGKIHTMEHMISPIAVQPDPASAAAAAAAAAAVIPTVSTPPPFQGRPITPVYTVAPNVQRIPTAGIYGASYVPFAAPATATIATLQKNAAAAAAVYGGYAGYIPQAFPAATIQVPIHDVYQTY; this is encoded by the exons ATGACCGCAGAGGATTCCACCGCAGCCATGAGCAGCGACTCGGCCACCGCATCCTCTGCCAAGGTGCCCGAGGGTGTGGCCGGAGCGCCCAACGAGGCGGCCTTGCTGGCGCTGATGGAGCGCACGGGCTACAGCATGGTGCAGGAGAACGGGCAGCGCAAGTACGGTGGTCCGCCGCCGGGCTGGGAGGGCCCTCACCCGCAGCGCGGCTGCGAGGTCTTCGTAGGCAAGATCCCACGCGACGTGTATGAGGACGAGCTGGTGCCCGTGTTCGAGGCGGTGGGCCGCATCTACGAGCTGCGCCTCATGATGGACTTCGATGGCAAGAACCGCGGCTACGCCTTCGTCATGTACTGCCACAAGAACGAGGCCAAGCGCGCGGTGCGCGAGCTCAACAACTACGAGATCCGCCCCGGCCGCCTGCTCGGCGTCTGCTGCAGCGTCGACAATTGCCGCCTCTTCATCGGCGGTATCCCCAAGATGAAGAAGCGTGAGGAGATCCTGGAGGAGATCGCCAAGGTTACCGAGGGTGTGCTCGATGTGATCGTCTACGCCAGCGCCGCCGACAAGATGAAGAACCGTGGCTTCGCCTTCGTGGAGTACGAGAGCCACCGCGCCGCCGCCATGGCGCGCCGTAAGCTCATGCCTGGCCGCATCCAGCTGTGGGGCCACCAGATCGCCGTGGACTGGGCTGAGCCCGAGATCGACGTGGATGAGGATGTGATGGAGACCGTGAAGATCCTCTACGTGAGGAACCTCATGATCGAGACCACGGAGGATACCATCAAGAAGAGCTTCGGCCAGTTCAACCCAGGCTGTGTGGAGCGTGTCAAGAAGATCCGCGACTACGCCTTTGTGCACTTCGCCAGCCGCGAGGACGCAGTTCATGCCATGAACAATCTCAACGGCACCGAGCTGGAGGGCTCGTGCCTCGAGGTGACGTTGGCCAAGCCGGTGGACAAGGAGCAGTACTCCCGCTACCAGAAGGCAGCCAAGGGGAGCGGCGCGGCGGAGACGGCGGTGGTGCAGCAGCCCAGCTATGTGTACTCTTGCGATCCCTACATGCTGGCCTACTACGGCTACCCCTACAATGCGCTCATCGGGCCCAACAGGGACTACTTTGTAAAAG TGGCCATCCCTGCCATCGGGGCCCAGTATTCTGTGTTTCAGGCAGCTCCCCCTCCTAAAATGATTGAAGATGGCAAAATCCATACAATGGAGCACATGATCAGCCCCATCGCGGTGCAGCCTGACCCAGCCAGCGCTGCTGCAGCTGCAGCAGCAGCCGCCGCTGTCATTCCCACTGTGTCCACGCCACCGCCTTTCCAG GGCCGCCCAATAACTCCAGTATACACGGTGGCTCCAAACGTTCAGAGAATTCCCACTGCTGGGATCTATGGGGCCAGCTATGTCCCATTTGCTGCTCCTGCCACAGCCACGATCGCCACACTACAGAAGAACGCAGCAGCCGCCGCTGCCGTTTATGGAGGATATGCGGGCTACATACCTCAGGCATTCCCTGCTGCTACCATTCAGGTTCCCATACATGATGTCTACCAGACATACTGA
- the RBM47 gene encoding RNA-binding protein 47 isoform X2, with protein sequence MTAEDSTAAMSSDSATASSAKVPEGVAGAPNEAALLALMERTGYSMVQENGQRKYGGPPPGWEGPHPQRGCEVFVGKIPRDVYEDELVPVFEAVGRIYELRLMMDFDGKNRGYAFVMYCHKNEAKRAVRELNNYEIRPGRLLGVCCSVDNCRLFIGGIPKMKKREEILEEIAKVTEGVLDVIVYASAADKMKNRGFAFVEYESHRAAAMARRKLMPGRIQLWGHQIAVDWAEPEIDVDEDVMETVKILYVRNLMIETTEDTIKKSFGQFNPGCVERVKKIRDYAFVHFASREDAVHAMNNLNGTELEGSCLEVTLAKPVDKEQYSRYQKAAKGSGAAETAVVQQPSYVYSCDPYMLAYYGYPYNALIGPNRDYFVKGSVRGRGRGAAGNRAPGPRGSYLGGYSAGRGIYSRYHEGKGKQQEKGYELVPNLEISAVNPVAIKPSTVAIPAIGAQYSVFQAAPPPKMIEDGKIHTMEHMISPIAVQPDPASAAAAAAAAAAVIPTVSTPPPFQGRPITPVYTVAPNVQRIPTAGIYGASYVPFAAPATATIATLQKNAAAAAAVYGGYAGYIPQAFPAATIQVPIHDVYQTY encoded by the exons ATGACCGCAGAGGATTCCACCGCAGCCATGAGCAGCGACTCGGCCACCGCATCCTCTGCCAAGGTGCCCGAGGGTGTGGCCGGAGCGCCCAACGAGGCGGCCTTGCTGGCGCTGATGGAGCGCACGGGCTACAGCATGGTGCAGGAGAACGGGCAGCGCAAGTACGGTGGTCCGCCGCCGGGCTGGGAGGGCCCTCACCCGCAGCGCGGCTGCGAGGTCTTCGTAGGCAAGATCCCACGCGACGTGTATGAGGACGAGCTGGTGCCCGTGTTCGAGGCGGTGGGCCGCATCTACGAGCTGCGCCTCATGATGGACTTCGATGGCAAGAACCGCGGCTACGCCTTCGTCATGTACTGCCACAAGAACGAGGCCAAGCGCGCGGTGCGCGAGCTCAACAACTACGAGATCCGCCCCGGCCGCCTGCTCGGCGTCTGCTGCAGCGTCGACAATTGCCGCCTCTTCATCGGCGGTATCCCCAAGATGAAGAAGCGTGAGGAGATCCTGGAGGAGATCGCCAAGGTTACCGAGGGTGTGCTCGATGTGATCGTCTACGCCAGCGCCGCCGACAAGATGAAGAACCGTGGCTTCGCCTTCGTGGAGTACGAGAGCCACCGCGCCGCCGCCATGGCGCGCCGTAAGCTCATGCCTGGCCGCATCCAGCTGTGGGGCCACCAGATCGCCGTGGACTGGGCTGAGCCCGAGATCGACGTGGATGAGGATGTGATGGAGACCGTGAAGATCCTCTACGTGAGGAACCTCATGATCGAGACCACGGAGGATACCATCAAGAAGAGCTTCGGCCAGTTCAACCCAGGCTGTGTGGAGCGTGTCAAGAAGATCCGCGACTACGCCTTTGTGCACTTCGCCAGCCGCGAGGACGCAGTTCATGCCATGAACAATCTCAACGGCACCGAGCTGGAGGGCTCGTGCCTCGAGGTGACGTTGGCCAAGCCGGTGGACAAGGAGCAGTACTCCCGCTACCAGAAGGCAGCCAAGGGGAGCGGCGCGGCGGAGACGGCGGTGGTGCAGCAGCCCAGCTATGTGTACTCTTGCGATCCCTACATGCTGGCCTACTACGGCTACCCCTACAATGCGCTCATCGGGCCCAACAGGGACTACTTTGTAAAAG GCAGCGTAAGAGGCCGGGGTCGAGGTGCAGCTGGCAACAGAGCCCCAGGGCCCAGGGGTTCCTACCTCGGGGGATATTCTGCTGGCCGTGGTATATATAGCCGATACCATGAAGGGAAAGGAAAGCAGCAAGAAAAAGGATATGAACTTGTTCCTAATTTGGAAATCTCTGCCGTCAATCCAGTTGCCATTAAACCCAGCACAG TGGCCATCCCTGCCATCGGGGCCCAGTATTCTGTGTTTCAGGCAGCTCCCCCTCCTAAAATGATTGAAGATGGCAAAATCCATACAATGGAGCACATGATCAGCCCCATCGCGGTGCAGCCTGACCCAGCCAGCGCTGCTGCAGCTGCAGCAGCAGCCGCCGCTGTCATTCCCACTGTGTCCACGCCACCGCCTTTCCAG GGCCGCCCAATAACTCCAGTATACACGGTGGCTCCAAACGTTCAGAGAATTCCCACTGCTGGGATCTATGGGGCCAGCTATGTCCCATTTGCTGCTCCTGCCACAGCCACGATCGCCACACTACAGAAGAACGCAGCAGCCGCCGCTGCCGTTTATGGAGGATATGCGGGCTACATACCTCAGGCATTCCCTGCTGCTACCATTCAGGTTCCCATACATGATGTCTACCAGACATACTGA